One window of the Eucalyptus grandis isolate ANBG69807.140 chromosome 8, ASM1654582v1, whole genome shotgun sequence genome contains the following:
- the LOC104456885 gene encoding ABC transporter I family member 20: protein MVEVVIERMAPTVEINGLRFTYPGIDGHPPPGSKPLIDDFSLTVDSGDRCLLVGSNGAGKTTMLKILGGKHMVDPHMVRVLGRSAFHDTALTSSGDLCYLGGEWRREVAFAGFEVPIQMDVSAEKMIFGVAGIDPQRRAELIKVLDIDLSWRMHKVSDGQRRRVQICMGLLKPFKVLLLDEITVDLDVLARADLLKFLRKECEQRGSTIIYATHIFDGLDDWPTHIVYVAHGKLQLAMPIDKVKESSKLSLMRTVESWLRRERDEDRQRRKERRTKGLPEYEQQIDGSRVTGDPAFVAARPLNNGWAGGRLHSTIAGEESCFFSSNRVLRQ from the exons ATGGTGGAGGTGGTTATAGAGAGAATGGCGCCGACCGTGGAAATCAACGGCCTCAGATTCACGTACCCGGGGATCGACGGCCATCCTCCGCCTGGGTCCAAGCCCCTCATCGACGACTTCTCGCTCACCGTCGATTCCGGCGACCGCTGTCTCCTCGTCGGGTCCAACGGCGCAG GTAAGACTACTATGTTGAAGATATTAGGAGGGAAGCATATGGTGGATCCTCACATGGTCCGCGTGCTTGGGAGATCGGCATTCCATGACACGGCATTGACATCTTCTGGGGATCTCTGTTACCTTGGGGGAGAG TGGAGACGAGAAGTTGCTTTTGCGGGCTTTGAAGTTCCTATACAGATGGATGTCTCTGctgagaaaatgatatttggGGTGGCAGGTATAGATCCACAAAGAAGAGCTGAGCTAATCAAG gtGCTAGACATTGATTTATCCTGGAGAATGCATAAGGTTTCTGATGGACAGAGAAGGCGAGTCCAAATCTGTATGGGACTCCTCAAGCCATTCAAG GTGCTTCTTCTTGATGAGATAACAGTGGACCTCGACGTGTTAGCAAGGGCTGATCTTTTGAAGTTTCTCAGAAAGGAATGCGAACAGAGAGGGTCGACAATTATCTATGCCACCCATATTTTTGATGGTCTAGATGATTGGCCCACACATATT GTGTATGTGGCTCATGGAAAGTTGCAGTTAGCAATGCCGATTGATAAGGTTAAGGAGAGTAGCAAACTGTCTCTGATG AGGACGGTTGAGAGTTGGCtgaggagagaaagagatgagGATCGgcagagaaggaaagagaggaggACAAAAGGTCTCCCTGAGTATGAACAGCAAATTGATGGAAGCCGGGTCACTGGTGATCCGGCTTTCGTTGCTGCACGGCCATTGAATAATGGTTGGGCTGGTGGAAGGCTGCACTCTACCATTGCTGGTGAAGAAAGTTGCTTCTTCAGCTCAAACAGAGTTCTCAGGCAGTAG